The sequence ATTATAAAATAAAATTAAAATTTTCAAAAAAAAGATTTTTTAGATTCAATAAGGATTTTGTAAGCAGTAAAATATCCGTAAATTTGGAGCTATTTAAAATAATTATGAAAGAAATCGATTTTTCAAACATAGATCCAAAGAAAAATATCATAATAAAAGGAGCTCATTTACATAATTTAAAACATGTAGATGTTGTGATTCCAAGAAATGAAATGGTTGTAATTACAGGTCTTTCTGGATCTGGAAAATCAAGTTTAGCTTTTGACACACTTTATGCCGAAGGACAAAGACGTTATGTTGAAAGTTTATCATCTTATGCACGTCAATTTTTAGGTCGAATTGACAAGCCAAAAGTTGAATATATTAAAGGTATTGCACCTGCAATAGCAATTGAACAAAAGGTAAATACCACAAATGCACGTTCTACGGTTGGAACTTCGACTGAAATTTATGATTATTTAAAATTATTGTTTTCAAGAATTGGAATCACCTACTCGCCTATTTCTGGAAATATCGTAAAAAAACACACCGTAACTGATGTTATCAATGCGATAAAAAGTTTTGAAGAAGGTTCTAAATGGATGTTACTTTCAGAAATCAAAAATTCAGAAAAAAGATCCATCTTTGAGCAACTTAAAATTGCACTTCAACAAGGATTTTCACGAGCTTTAATCAATGAAGAAACCGTTCGTTTAGACGAATTTATTGAAGATGCTAAAAACGAAAAATTTAAATTCAAAACTGTTTTTTTAATTGTCGATCGTTTGATTGTAAAACCAAATGATGAAGATTTTTTAAGTCGTTTGGCCGATGCTATTGATACCGCTTTCTTTGAAGGAAAAGGTACTTTATTTTTACGTGAAATTGGAACAGGAACACAACTTGAATTCAACAATCGTTTTGAATTAGATGGCATTCATTTTTTAGAACCTAACATTCACTTATTCAGTTTTAATAATCCGTACGGCGCTTGTCCAACTTGTGATGGCTACGGAAATATTGTTGGGATCGATGATGATTTAGTGATTCCCAATACCGCTCTTTCTGTTTATGAAAATGCGATTTATCCTTGGCGTGGCGAAACTATGAGTTGGTTTAGAGACCAATTGGTAAATAATTCTCACCATTTTGATTTCCCAATTCACAAGCCATTTTATCAATTAACCGATGAACAAAAAGAATTGGTTTGGAAAGGAAATAAATATTTTACTGGATTAAATGATTTCTTTCAAGAACTTGAAGAGAAAAATTACAAAATACAAAACCGCGTTTTATTATCGAGATATCGAGGTAAAACAAAATGTACAACTTGTCACGGAAAAAGATTACGTCCGGAAGCTGATTATGTAAAAATAGTTTCTAAATCTATTTCGGATTTAGTTGAATTACCAATAAAAAATTTACGCGAATTCTTTAAAAACTTAGAATTAAACGAATACGATCAGCAAGTTGCAAAACGTTTATTAATTGAAATAAACAATCGTTTAGAATTTTTATCTGAAGTTGGTTTAAATTATTTAACGTTAAATCGTACGTCTAATTCCTTATCAGGAGGCGAATCACAACGTATCAATTTAGCAACTTCACTTGGTAGTAGTTTAGTTGGTTCGATGTATATTTTAGATGAGCCAAGTATCGGACTTCATCCAAAAGATTCTGAAAAGCTGATTCAAGTTTTATTAAATTTAAAAAAACTTGGAAATACAGTTATCGTTGTCGAACATGATGAAGATGTTATGAAAGCTGCCGACCAAATTATTGATATTGGACCAGAAGCAGGTTCGTTTGGTGGTGAGTTGGTTGCTCAAGGAACTTATGATGAAATTTTAAAATCAGATTCTTTAACAGCTAAATATCTGAATGGCGATTATCAAATCGAAGTTCCAAAAAAACGTCGTTCTTTTAAGAATTTCATTGAAATAAAAGGGGCTCGAGAAAATAATCTAAAAAATATAGATGTTGTTTTTCCGTTAGATTGTTTAACAGTTATAACCGGAGTTTCGGGAAGTGGAAAAAGTACGTTAGTTAAAAAAATATTGTATCCTGCTTTACAGAAAAAGCTTACAGGAACAGCCGATAAACCTGGTAAATTTAATGATATGATTGGTTCATTCTCTCATATTAAAAATTTAGAATATATCGACCAAAATCCAATTGGAAAAAGTTCGCGTTCAAATCCGATTACATATTTAAAAGCGTACGATGATATTCGTGATCTTTTATCTAAACAACAACTTTCTAAAATCAGAAATTACCAACCAAAGCATTTTTCATTTAATGTTGATGGCGGTCGTTGCGAAGTTTGTAACGGCGAAGGTGAAGTTACGATTGAAATGCAATTTATGGCCGATGTGCATTTACCTTGCGAAGCTTGTCATGGAAAACGTTTTAAAAAGGAAATCCTTGAAGTACAATTTGAAGGTAAAAACATTGACGATATTTTAAATATGACGGTTGATGATGCTTACGAATTCTTTGAAAAAACACAGCAAACTAAGATAGCTATTAAAATTAAACCTTTACAAGACGTTGGTTTGGGTTATGTAAAATTAGGTCAATCATCATCAACTTTATCTGGTGGTGAAGCGCAACGTATAAAATTGGCTACGTTTTTAGGTAAAGGAAATACCAAAGAACGTACTTTGTTTGTTTTTGATGAACCAACAACCGGATTACATTTTCACGACATTAAAAAATTATTAAAATCGTTTTATGACTTGATTGAAAACGGACA comes from Flavobacterium sp. I3-2 and encodes:
- the uvrA gene encoding excinuclease ABC subunit UvrA, with the translated sequence MKEIDFSNIDPKKNIIIKGAHLHNLKHVDVVIPRNEMVVITGLSGSGKSSLAFDTLYAEGQRRYVESLSSYARQFLGRIDKPKVEYIKGIAPAIAIEQKVNTTNARSTVGTSTEIYDYLKLLFSRIGITYSPISGNIVKKHTVTDVINAIKSFEEGSKWMLLSEIKNSEKRSIFEQLKIALQQGFSRALINEETVRLDEFIEDAKNEKFKFKTVFLIVDRLIVKPNDEDFLSRLADAIDTAFFEGKGTLFLREIGTGTQLEFNNRFELDGIHFLEPNIHLFSFNNPYGACPTCDGYGNIVGIDDDLVIPNTALSVYENAIYPWRGETMSWFRDQLVNNSHHFDFPIHKPFYQLTDEQKELVWKGNKYFTGLNDFFQELEEKNYKIQNRVLLSRYRGKTKCTTCHGKRLRPEADYVKIVSKSISDLVELPIKNLREFFKNLELNEYDQQVAKRLLIEINNRLEFLSEVGLNYLTLNRTSNSLSGGESQRINLATSLGSSLVGSMYILDEPSIGLHPKDSEKLIQVLLNLKKLGNTVIVVEHDEDVMKAADQIIDIGPEAGSFGGELVAQGTYDEILKSDSLTAKYLNGDYQIEVPKKRRSFKNFIEIKGARENNLKNIDVVFPLDCLTVITGVSGSGKSTLVKKILYPALQKKLTGTADKPGKFNDMIGSFSHIKNLEYIDQNPIGKSSRSNPITYLKAYDDIRDLLSKQQLSKIRNYQPKHFSFNVDGGRCEVCNGEGEVTIEMQFMADVHLPCEACHGKRFKKEILEVQFEGKNIDDILNMTVDDAYEFFEKTQQTKIAIKIKPLQDVGLGYVKLGQSSSTLSGGEAQRIKLATFLGKGNTKERTLFVFDEPTTGLHFHDIKKLLKSFYDLIENGHSIIVIEHNLDLIKCADQIIDIGPEGGENGGNLIAFGTPEEIIKNKESITGFYLKEKLK